The stretch of DNA AAAAGTGTAGTAAACAAAACGCAAAGAGAAACATTTGAGTTTTTACAGGACACCCATAATTTTGAAAAATTAATGCCTGAGGATTTATCTTTTTTTGAAGCAAGAGATACTGGATTCGCTTTTCAATTAACAGGTATGCCAGTTAAAATTGTTTTAAAGAAAAAAGAAGCAATAGAATTTTCAAGTGTAACTTATGAATCAGCAGGAAGTATTAATTTTGAATTGAATGCAAAGTTAACTGAAGTTGAAGAAGAAAAAACAAATGTTGAATTTGTTTTTGAGGGTCAGTTAAATCCAATGATTCGAATGATGGCAGAAAAACCATTAAAAAAATTATTAGAAGTATTTTCAACCAACATTGAAAAAATATAAAAAATAAGTAGAGAGTAGTTTTTTCTACTTTCTACTTTAATACATTAACTGAATTTCTTTGAGTTGAAAAGTCTGTAACCCTTCTCCCTCAATATCAACAATAAGTTTCCCATCAGATGTGGTATTTTTTATAATACCATTTTTTAATTGATTTTGAATTTTAAAGACACTGATTTCTTCTTTTTTATACAAATGTTCGTGAAAATACGATTCAATTGATTCAAATTCTTTATCAAGGAATAATTGATAACCTTTTTGAATAGCTAGGATGATAGAATAACGTAACTCATCTAAATTAAAATGGATTCCTGTTTCATTTTTTAAAGAAGTTGCCTTTGGAAGGTTATCAAAATGCATTTGATTTACATTCAATCCAATTCCTATCACAGTAGAATTGACTCGTTGTCCAAGAATGTTTTCAATTAAAATACCACATGCTTTTTTATGGTGAATAATTAAATCATTAGGCCATTTTATTTTTGAATGTACAATAGAGTGAATACTTTGATGAACAGCATTAGCTACTATTTTATTTATGTAAAAAATATGCTGAATAGCACAATTAGGTTTAATGAGAATACTAAAAGTTAGATTTATATCAGTTTCTGATTTCCAAGGGTTGCCTGTGTAACCTCTTCCAGCACTTTGCTCTTTTGCAGAAACAATTGTCCACTCATTAAAAGACGTGTTTTTATCTAATAAAAAAGAATTAGTAGAATCAATTTTATCGAGATAAATTTCAGTAATAGGAAATAATAAACTCATTTCGGTTAAAAATTTATTAAAAAGTAAGAAAAACCTGATATTTTCCGTATTTTTGTGAGTCAAAGTTAAGAAAGATTTAATGAGTAAAAATACAAATGACCAATTATTAAGTAAAATAATTGAAGCCATTGAAGAAGTTAAAGGAGAGAATATAACCCTGTTAGATTTAAGAGAAATTGACACAGCTGTCTGTGATTATTTTATAATAGCAGAAGGTAATACGAATACACAAGTCTCTGCCATAGCTCGATCAATTGAAAAAATGGTAGGAAAAGATTTAAAAGAAAAACCATGGCATATTGAAGGAAAAGAACAAGCAGAATGGGTACTAGTAGATTATGTATCTATTGTAGTTCATGTATTTCAAAAACATATTCGAGAGCATTATGATATCGAAGGTTTATGGGGAGATGCTAAGGTAATCAAAATGTCATTAGACAACTAATCAAACACATAAGGAAAAATTTAAAATGAATAATAAAGGTAAGTCAAATAATGCCCCGAATTTAATGTGGGTTTATGCTATTGTTTTAGCAGGTATTTTAGGTGTAGCAATGTTTGGTTCATCTGCTGCCGGATCAAAAGAAATTTCGATTTCAAGACTTATCACCCTAATTGAAAGTGGTGATGTAAAGAATATTCGAGTAAATAAACCTGCAGGACCAGCAGAGATTTTTTTAACAGATGAAGCTAAAAAGAAAGAAGAACATAAAAAGAAAGGAGATAATTCTTTAGTATTGTTAAACCAAGGAAGTACTTATACATATGAATTTGGAACAATAGAAAATTTTGAAAAAGAAATGCTTCCTTATGCTAAAGAGAATAAAGTAGAAGTAAAATATGAATCAGAAGGGGTGTTAACCTCGTTGTTAGTTAATATATTACCTTTTATTTTAATATTTGGATTGATGTGGTTTTTTATTTTCCGTAGAATGGGAGCCGGTGGAGCTGGTGGAGGAAGCCAAATTTTTAACATAGGAAAATCGAAAGCACAACTTTTTGACGGGAAAAATAATACAAAAGTAACTTTTAAAGATGTTGCTGGATTAGAAGGTGCAAAAGAAGAAGTACAAGAAATCGTAGATTTCTTAAAATCACCTCAAAAATATACAAAATTAGGAGGGAAAATACCCAAAGGGGCTTTGTTAGTAGGCCCTCCAGGGACAGGAAAGACTTTATTAGCTAAAGCAGTTGCAGGAGAAGCTAATGTTCCTTTCTTCAGTTTATCAGGATCTGATTTTGTTGAAATGTTTGTAGGAGTAGGAGCATCCCGTGTGCGTGATTTGTTTAAAGATGCTAAAGCAAAATCACCTTCCATTATTTTTATTGATGAAATTGATGCGATTGGTCGAGCTCGTGGTAAATCGAATATGACAGGTGGTAATGATGAACGTGAGAATACATTAAACCAATTATTAACTGAAATGGATGGTTTTGGAACTGAATCAAATGTTATTGTGATGGCAGCGACAAACCGTGCAGATGTTTTAGATAAAGCTTTAATGCGTGCTGGACGTTTTGACCGTCGTATTTATGTGGATTTACCTGATTTAAATGAGCGTAAAGAAATTTTTGAAGTACATTTAAAAGCTTTAAAATTAGGAGATGATATTGAAGTTGATTTTTTAGCAAAACAAACACCAGGTTTTAGTGGTGCTGATATTGCAAATGTTTGTAACGAAGCTGCTTTGGTTGCGGCTAGAAAATCAAAAGAAGCTGTTGAAAAACAAGATTTCTTAGATGCTGTTGATCGTATTATTGGTGGGTTAGAGAAGAAAAATAAAATTATTAAGCCAAACGAGAAAAAGCGTATTGCTTATCATGAAGCAGGACATGCAACAACAAGTTGGTTGTTGGAACATGCTGCACCATTAGTTAAAGTAACGATTGTACCTCGTGGACAAAGTTTAGGAGCTGCTTGGTATTTGCCTGAAGAACGTCAAATTACAACAACAGAACAAATTCTAGATGAAATGTGTACTGCTTTGGGAGGACGTGCTGCTGAACAAGTTATTTTCGGAAATATCTCTACAGGAGCTTTGAGTGATTTAGAAAAAGTAACAAAGCAGGCCCAAGCTATGGTAGCTATTTATGGATTGGATGAGAAAATAGGAAATAGATCATATTACGATTCATCAGGTCAGCAAAGTGGTTTTACAAAACCTTATAGTGAAGATACAGCTCAGGTTATAGATGAACAAGTGTCCAAAATAATAGAAGAGCAATATCTTAGAGCAATAGAAATTTTAAAAAATAATCAAGATAAATTAACAGAACTTGCTGATGTCCTGTTAGAACGAGAAGTTATTTTTAGAGATGATTTATTGAAAATATTTGGAGATAGACCTTTTGATGAAGAATTAGAGACAGAAAAAAAAGAAGACCAAAATACAGATCCTAATATAGAAACGACTGTGGTATAGGTATTTGTTTTTTTGGATACCTGTTTTTAATTTGTATCTTTACGTTCAATTGAATAAAAGTTGAAAGATTTTTTAAATAAAATATTTGGAAAAACACGTCCAAAAGAGATAGTTGAAGAGGAAAATGATTCAATTGATTTTTCTTCCCATTCAATTACGGATGAAACTGTAGAATATAATGAAGATGGTGAAACACGTTTTGTGCGTTTATATAATGAAACAGGAGGGAAGTTTTTATATTCTGGGAATGAATCGGAACTATTAAGTTATTTAAAGGAAATTGCGCATGAAAATAATTTTACTTCATTTTGGTGTGCGGATCCTAAATTACAGAAGTATTTAAATAGTTTAGGGATCGAATATACTACAGTACCTAATGCACGAAATCAAATTAATTTGATTGATTGTGAATATTTAATTGCTTTTAATGGTAGTGTTATGATTTCCTCTCATCAAACAGATAATCGTAAATTACATGAGATGTCTAATACTTTTATTGTGATTGCCTATCCCAATCAGATAGTTGATAATATCAGTGATGGACTACGTAAAATAAAAGATCTGAAACGAAATAATATTCCAACCAATATTACTACGATAAAAGGTTTGAAGCATGATAGTATGCAACAAACGAACTCAAAGAATATTTATCTACTTTTAACTGAACGAACATAATGTTAATAAGATTTTCATCGGGAGCTGTTTATGTGGCTATAGTTGTATTTTGTGTATTATTTAGCCCTCAAAGTTTTAATTATTTATTATTAATTTTTTGTGGATTATGTCTTTATGAATATGCTAAATTGGTAAAATTAGACTTTAATTTAACAGCTGGACTTATTGTTTTATCATTAGCTATCTTATTAACTAATTCTAAATTAAATTTTGTTTCTTTTGACACAACAATCCAATTTATAAAAATTCCTTACCTCATTATATTGGCTACCATTATTTTAATTACATTGAACCAAGAAAAATTGGTAAAAAAAATAGGTGCTATACTTTTTGGAGTATTGTATATAACAGTTCCATTTTACCTTTCTTTAAATTTCTTAGATAGAGGGAATATCTTTATTTGGTTTTTTGTTTTTTTTATTGTGAATGATACTTTTGCTTATGTAACAGGGGTTAAATTAGGGAAAAATAAATTAGCACCTAAAATATCTCCTAAAAAAACCATTGAAGGGTTTATCGGAGGATTTATTGCTTCCATTTTACTGGGAGCGTTATTGTATTATTATTACCCACAAAATGATTTTAACTGGATTGTGATTGGTTTCATATCAAGTGTTTTTGGGACTATGGGAGACCTTGTAGAGTCCAAATTAAAAAGAGAAGCCAATGTAAAAGACAGTGCAAATATTATACCTGGCCATGGAGGTTTTTTAGATCGATTAGATAGTTATATATTTGCTTTACCATTTATTTACCTGTATATTCACAGCTAAATTAAAAGTTTAAGAAAAATTTATATGTTTCATAAGGAAGGAAGGCAGATTATTTTAGTTGCAACATTAGGACTTTTTGGTTTAATATTTTTGATTTATCAATATACAAGTCCAGTATTTTTTATAATGATTGGAACTTTATTAGTACTATTTTATGCTTTCATTCTTTATTTTTTTAGAAATCCAAAGCGAGTAACAGTTTCTAATGAAGGTGATATTATAGCAGCTGTAGATGGAAAAGTAGTTGTAATTGAAGAAACCGTTGAATCAGAATATTTTAAGGATAAACGAATACAAGTGTCAATTTTTATGTCACCTTTAAATGTTCATGTTACTCGATATCCATTAAGTGGATTGATTAAATATACAAAATATCATCCAGGTAAATTCTTGGTTGCGTGGCATCCTAAGTCTTCAACAGAAAATGAAAGAACAACTGTAGTTGTAGATAAAGGAGGTAAAGAAGTGTTGTTTAGGCAAATAGCAGGTGCTCTGGCAAGAAGAATTGTGTTGTATTCAAAACAGGATGAGCAAGTTAAAGTAGGAGATGATTTTGGCTTTATAAAATTTGGTTCACGTGTGGATATTTTTTTACCTTTAGATACTGAAATTGAAGTAAAACTTCATCAAAAAACAAAAGGAGGAATTACTCGAATAGCAAAATTAAAGTAAGACATATAAAGAAAGTTCAAATGAAAAAAATTATTTTTTTATTAAGTTTAGCAACCATAGTATCATGTTCATCTGATAGAGCATCAAATGGTAATTCAGGACCTGTTCCAGGAAATAGTGATAGAAAAATTCATGGAGTACATGCTGAAGCTGCTCATCATGGAGAATCTGAAAAATCTCATGAAGCAGAGGGGACGTTTCATTTTGATGCTGCAAAAGCGCAATTAACTTTTACAGCATATAAGTTCCCTGGAGAAAAAAAGAAAGGAGTTAATGGAACTTTTAAAACGATTAATGTAAAGGGAGCTAAGGATAGCAAAAAAGCTGAAGAGGTACTTTCAGATGTTAGTTTTTCTATTCCTGTGGCTTCATTGTCAACAAATGATGTTAGTCGTGATGATAAACTTAAAGAGTTTTTCTTTGGAAAACTAATAAATACTGCTGATATAACAGGTTCTTTTGGAAAGTTTGAAGGAGGGACTGTACCAGTAACATTAAAATTAAATGATAAAACGGTAACAAAAGATTTTCAATATCAAATCTCAGGTCGTAAGCTAACTTTGATTGGAAAAATTGATTTAGTTAAAGATTATATGGCTTCGGATGCTTTAAATTCTATTAATGAAGCTTGTAAAGATTTACATGAAGGAAAGACATGGCCTGATGTTGATTTAAAAGCAGAGATCGAATTATAATATTCAATATAAATTTATGTGAAGTCTAAAGTTAATAGCTTTAGGCTTTTTTTATGTAACTAATTAAGTTTAATAATATAAAAAAAGATATTTTTATGAAATAAAAAGGTAGGTTTTAGTATTTTTGTATCGAATATTAAAATCAGTAATGAAAAAGACAATAAAGATTTTTGCATTGGTTTCGGGAAGCTTAATGCAAGGACAGGTAGGGGTTGGGACAAGTGAACCAAAAGCAACACTTCATATAAAAGAACCAACAAATCTAACAGGAACGCAAACAGGTTTTATTCCTCCAAGAATGTCAACGACCGATCGAGATAAGATGACATTGACATCGGAACAGAATGGTTTAATGATTTATAATCTAGATCGGAATTGTTTTCAAGGGTATGAAGATGGAAGATGGGAGGGTGTAAATTGTTTTGTAGGAGATGTAATAGAAGTAGATAATTTTGATGTTTTAGATACATCATCAAGTAATTTTTTCGGACAAGGAGATTTAAATTTGACTTCTCAATTAAAATTAAATTCTAATTTTAATGATTTTGATAATTTAATTGATGACACATCATTTAGATTTAAGTCACCAGTTAAATCTTGGTATTCTTTAGTTGTTCAACCTACTTACTTTGATATAAATAATGGAGTAGGAATTACTGTAACAAAAGGACAATTAAATGTGTTAAGAAAAAATACTTTTTTTGCTTTATTAGATCATACAAAACCTAGTGGTTCTTCAAGTTGGATTGGGGGAAGTAGATTAGAATTAAAATGGGAATATAATATTAATGATACTACTGATGAGGTTACTGTTTTTGGATTTTATTTGGGAGGAACTAGTGTATTTAAGAATATTGAAATAAATAAAGAATGGAGCTTTGCTTTACATGGAGTACAAGATTATTTAGAAGGAGTGAGTAATGTCCGATTAAGTAATTCTGCACAAATAGTTATTCAACAAATTAAAAAGTAATCAAATTATAAAGAAGATTTTTCAAAATTAGTTAGATATCATTTTAAAAAATAACCCTTGCCATTTATTTAGCAAGGGTCTATTATATAGTATAGGAATACTTTTTTATTCTTCAGAAGCAATATTAGCAAATAAGAATTCACGATTCATACGAGCAATGTTCTCTAATGAAATTCCTTTTGGACATTCAACTTCACATGCTCCAGTATTTGTACAGTTACCAAAACCTTCTTTATCCATTTGTTCTACCATATTTAAAGCACGTCGCTTTGCTTCAGGACGTCCTTGAGGTAATAAAGCATATTGAGAAACTTTTGCTCCTACAAATAACATAGCGGAACCATTTTTACAAGTTGCCACACAAGCACCACATCCAATACAAGTTGCAGCATCCATAGCTTCATCTGCTGCGATTTTAGAAATAGGTAAGGCGTTAGCATCTTGAGTATTACCAGAAGTATTTACTGAGATATAACCTCCTGCATGTTGAATACGATCAAAAGCAGTACGATCTACCATCAAATCTTTAATAACAGGAAAAGCTGCAGATCTCCATGGTTCTATATAAATTGTTTCACCATCTTTAAACATACGCATATGCAATTGACAAGTTGTAATGCCACGATCAGGTCCATGAGCTTCCCCATTGATATATAGTGAACACATTCCACAAATTCCTTCACGACAGTCATGGTCAAAAGCAACAGGTTCTTCACCTTTATCAACCAATTGTTCATTCAAAACATCAAGCATTTCAAGAAATGACATATGTTCTGATATATCAGTTACTTTATAATCCACCATTTTTCCTTTGTCTTGTGGACCGTTTTGTCTCCAAATTTTAAGTGTTAAATTCATAATGGTGTTTTTTATTTGTATGAACGAGTTTTAAGTTCAATATCATTAAATTCTAATTGTTCTTTGTGTAAAATAGCCTCAGAAGGTTTCCCTGTATATTCCCAAGCTGCAACATAAGCAAAGTTTTCATCATCACGCTTAGCTTCTCCATCTTCTGTTACATGTTCTTCTCGGAAATGTCCTCCACAAGATTCTTCTCTTTCTAAAGCATCTTTAGCAAATAATTCACCTAGTTCTAAGAAATCAGCTACACGACCTGCCTTTTCCAATTCTGGGTTAACTTGATTGGCTTTACCAGGAACTTTTACATTTTTCCAGAAATCTTCTCTTAATTCAGCAATTTCTTCTATAGCTTCTTCTAATCCTTTTTTATTACGAGCCATTCCACATTTATCCCACATAATTTTACCTAATTTCTTATGGTAATAATCTACAGAATGCTCTCCTTTATTATTAATGAAGAAATCAATTTTATCTCTAACTTCTTTCTCTGCTGCATCAAATTCTGATGTTTGTGTTGAAATTTCACCAGTTCGAATATCATTTGCTAAATAATCCCCAATTGTATATGGTAAAACGAAATACCCATCTGCTAGACCTTGCATTAAAGCAGAAGCTCCCAATCGGTTAGCTCCATGGTCAGAGAAGTTAGCTTCTCCAATCACATAACATCCTTCAATGGTACTCATTAAATTATAGTCAACCCAAACACCTCCCATTGTATAGTGAGTGGCAGGGTAAATCATCATAGGTGTTTTATATGGGTTGTCATCCACGATCTTTTCATACATTTGGAATAAGTTTCCATATTTTGCACGAACAATTTCTTCTCCTAATTCTATTACTTTAGATTCAGAAGGATTTTCAATACCGTGAATTAGAGCTTGCTCTTTCCCATAACGTTGAATAGCTGATTTAAAATCTAAATAAACGGCTTCACCTGTAGCATTTACTCCATAACCAGCATCACAACGTTCTTTAGCAGCACGAGAAGCTACATCACGAGGAACTAAGTTACCAAATGCAGGATAACGTCTTTCTAAGTAATAATCGCGATCTTCTTCGGCAATTTCGGTAGGTTTTAATTTTCCTTCGCGAATAGCATGAACATCTTCTATTTTTTTAGGAACCCATATACGTCCATCATTACGTAAAGATTCAGACATCAAAGTTAATTTTGATTGATAATCTCCTGAACGAGGAATACAAGTCGGGTGAATTTGTGTATAGCAAGGATTTGCAAAATAAGCACCTTTCTTATGAATCTTCCATGCAGCTGTTGCATTAGATCCCATAGCATTGGTTGATAAGAAATAAACATTTCCATATCCTCCTGAGGCAATAACTACAGCATGAGCTGAATGTCTTTCGATTTCTCCTGTAATTAAATTACGAGCAATAATTCCTCTTGCCTTTCCATCTACTTTAACGATGTCAAGCATTTCATGGCGGTTGTACATTTTAATTTTACCACGAGCAATTTGACGGTTCATAGCCGAATAAGCTCCTAGTAATAATTGTTGTCCTGTTTGACCTTTTGCATAAAAAGTACGAGATACTAATACTCCTCCAAATGAACGGTTATCTAATAATCCACCATAATCACGTGCAAAAGGAACACCTTGAGCTAC from Flavobacteriaceae bacterium UJ101 encodes:
- the sdhA|frdA gene encoding succinate dehydrogenase (quinone) (Belongs to the FAD-dependent oxidoreductase 2 family. FRD/SDH subfamily.; KEGG: cei:CEPID_11225 succinate dehydrogenase / fumarate reductase, flavoprotein subunit), which gives rise to MSKLDSKVPNNGPLAEKWSKYKEHINLVNPANKRLIDVIVVGTGLAGGSAAATLAELGYNVKAFCYQDSPRRAHSIAAQGGINAAKNYQGDGDSNYRLFYDTVKGGDYRSREANVHRLAEVSGNIIDQCVAQGVPFARDYGGLLDNRSFGGVLVSRTFYAKGQTGQQLLLGAYSAMNRQIARGKIKMYNRHEMLDIVKVDGKARGIIARNLITGEIERHSAHAVVIASGGYGNVYFLSTNAMGSNATAAWKIHKKGAYFANPCYTQIHPTCIPRSGDYQSKLTLMSESLRNDGRIWVPKKIEDVHAIREGKLKPTEIAEEDRDYYLERRYPAFGNLVPRDVASRAAKERCDAGYGVNATGEAVYLDFKSAIQRYGKEQALIHGIENPSESKVIELGEEIVRAKYGNLFQMYEKIVDDNPYKTPMMIYPATHYTMGGVWVDYNLMSTIEGCYVIGEANFSDHGANRLGASALMQGLADGYFVLPYTIGDYLANDIRTGEISTQTSEFDAAEKEVRDKIDFFINNKGEHSVDYYHKKLGKIMWDKCGMARNKKGLEEAIEEIAELREDFWKNVKVPGKANQVNPELEKAGRVADFLELGELFAKDALEREESCGGHFREEHVTEDGEAKRDDENFAYVAAWEYTGKPSEAILHKEQLEFNDIELKTRSYK
- a CDS encoding phosphatidylserine decarboxylase (Belongs to the phosphatidylserine decarboxylase family. Type 3 subfamily.; KEGG: wvi:Weevi_0538 phosphatidylserine decarboxylase), which codes for MFHKEGRQIILVATLGLFGLIFLIYQYTSPVFFIMIGTLLVLFYAFILYFFRNPKRVTVSNEGDIIAAVDGKVVVIEETVESEYFKDKRIQVSIFMSPLNVHVTRYPLSGLIKYTKYHPGKFLVAWHPKSSTENERTTVVVDKGGKEVLFRQIAGALARRIVLYSKQDEQVKVGDDFGFIKFGSRVDIFLPLDTEIEVKLHQKTKGGITRIAKLK
- the CDS1|CDS2|cdsA gene encoding phosphatidate cytidylyltransferase (Belongs to the CDS family.; KEGG: fin:KQS_10090 phosphatidate cytidylyltransferase), with the translated sequence MLIRFSSGAVYVAIVVFCVLFSPQSFNYLLLIFCGLCLYEYAKLVKLDFNLTAGLIVLSLAILLTNSKLNFVSFDTTIQFIKIPYLIILATIILITLNQEKLVKKIGAILFGVLYITVPFYLSLNFLDRGNIFIWFFVFFIVNDTFAYVTGVKLGKNKLAPKISPKKTIEGFIGGFIASILLGALLYYYYPQNDFNWIVIGFISSVFGTMGDLVESKLKREANVKDSANIIPGHGGFLDRLDSYIFALPFIYLYIHS
- the birA gene encoding biotin--[acetyl-CoA-carboxylase] ligase (KEGG: bbl:BLBBGE_221 BirA family transcriptional regulator, biotin operon repressor / biotin-(acetyl-CoA-carboxylase) ligase) — its product is MSLLFPITEIYLDKIDSTNSFLLDKNTSFNEWTIVSAKEQSAGRGYTGNPWKSETDINLTFSILIKPNCAIQHIFYINKIVANAVHQSIHSIVHSKIKWPNDLIIHHKKACGILIENILGQRVNSTVIGIGLNVNQMHFDNLPKATSLKNETGIHFNLDELRYSIILAIQKGYQLFLDKEFESIESYFHEHLYKKEEISVFKIQNQLKNGIIKNTTSDGKLIVDIEGEGLQTFQLKEIQLMY
- the ftsH|hflB gene encoding mitochondrial respiratory chain complexes assembly protein AFG3 (Acts as a component of the m-AAA protease complex which is a ATP-dependent metalloprotease mediating degradation of non- assembled mitochondrial inner membrane proteins. The complex is necessary for the assembly of mitochondrial respiratory chain and ATPase complexes. Function both in post-translational assembly and in the turnover of mistranslated or misfolded polypeptides; In the N-terminal sectio; belongs to the AAA ATPase family; In the C-terminal sectio; belongs to the peptidase M41 family.; KEGG: cat:CA2559_07931 cell division protease FtsH; Metalloendopeptidases), coding for MNNKGKSNNAPNLMWVYAIVLAGILGVAMFGSSAAGSKEISISRLITLIESGDVKNIRVNKPAGPAEIFLTDEAKKKEEHKKKGDNSLVLLNQGSTYTYEFGTIENFEKEMLPYAKENKVEVKYESEGVLTSLLVNILPFILIFGLMWFFIFRRMGAGGAGGGSQIFNIGKSKAQLFDGKNNTKVTFKDVAGLEGAKEEVQEIVDFLKSPQKYTKLGGKIPKGALLVGPPGTGKTLLAKAVAGEANVPFFSLSGSDFVEMFVGVGASRVRDLFKDAKAKSPSIIFIDEIDAIGRARGKSNMTGGNDERENTLNQLLTEMDGFGTESNVIVMAATNRADVLDKALMRAGRFDRRIYVDLPDLNERKEIFEVHLKALKLGDDIEVDFLAKQTPGFSGADIANVCNEAALVAARKSKEAVEKQDFLDAVDRIIGGLEKKNKIIKPNEKKRIAYHEAGHATTSWLLEHAAPLVKVTIVPRGQSLGAAWYLPEERQITTTEQILDEMCTALGGRAAEQVIFGNISTGALSDLEKVTKQAQAMVAIYGLDEKIGNRSYYDSSGQQSGFTKPYSEDTAQVIDEQVSKIIEEQYLRAIEILKNNQDKLTELADVLLEREVIFRDDLLKIFGDRPFDEELETEKKEDQNTDPNIETTVV
- the sdhB|frdB gene encoding succinate dehydrogenase (quinone) (KEGG: gsu:GSU1178 succinate dehydrogenase / fumarate reductase, iron-sulfur subunit) → MNLTLKIWRQNGPQDKGKMVDYKVTDISEHMSFLEMLDVLNEQLVDKGEEPVAFDHDCREGICGMCSLYINGEAHGPDRGITTCQLHMRMFKDGETIYIEPWRSAAFPVIKDLMVDRTAFDRIQHAGGYISVNTSGNTQDANALPISKIAADEAMDAATCIGCGACVATCKNGSAMLFVGAKVSQYALLPQGRPEAKRRALNMVEQMDKEGFGNCTNTGACEVECPKGISLENIARMNREFLFANIASEE
- a CDS encoding ribosomal silencing factor RsfS (Functions as a ribosomal silencing factor. Interacts with ribosomal protein L14 (rplN), blocking formation of intersubunit bridge B8. Prevents association of the 30S and 50S ribosomal subunits and the formation of functional ribosomes, thus repressing translation (By similarity); Belongs to the Iojap/RsfS family.) — translated: MSKNTNDQLLSKIIEAIEEVKGENITLLDLREIDTAVCDYFIIAEGNTNTQVSAIARSIEKMVGKDLKEKPWHIEGKEQAEWVLVDYVSIVVHVFQKHIREHYDIEGLWGDAKVIKMSLDN